In Stutzerimonas stutzeri, a genomic segment contains:
- the gapS6b gene encoding GapS6b family protein: protein MTSLEQHHSGDGDNIGRDKIINEIKSLAPADLVAPMELVFESLRQKNKTTAKTQIVMLKAIAQREPESAALVEVISIYGGLVEAQDQDAAWTTIARIVSRAINPIIRDVCQAALLQLSYRTAREGEAKDLYLSEPSPGAYSQEAYLRCYANGEQIRTAVKSFPTEGLLTGAVEGAIRLSATNLALELATRLNSLYGTYNARVLLAIATGVALNPDLAGHHLWLNRPEVKERVDQLRDMAIRLLDESGTDGRIHDLSCSILNIYQYQSTELLDALKKHVQHLDPNRSEVIARCKALAGDDTCLPQAERELQAAYGDPQMRRAWCRQFLEASTHQLEEVGPFLNLANPSELGEWLSRERILTGASEMEEAYIRLVADIFRRPDQDDNPVHRREVSEHVGRFTTEWEGALHTIAPTGLFEIAEKLFALKLPHMALKLTTHAIPSHELWPSPYVLTHLHCLQEAGQNKTFDEVIARVKGADQSVALLSFQSVQAERGGDIDVAIKFSESMIELAPARPYPWYRCCYLLGRYRSLEEQRLFHERIPDSVLLNPSREVKGILFFFALAGSFKRAESRWVKWMIEDPRGHAMDLVNFHFGLNNRKTEPMQVSPSVERCLAAVQYTHEGDTLVRLIIDDELEGSECTLKASSQVGQLLQKLSPGDSENLNMATYKMEERLPPYVACVRIALTLRHVHNDGSDCFVMMHMPSDPDELIPFLEEKMAKGAERHENLQTMEAIPLYLRGHALYPSDAFKAAMNCWTDQRVPKSPLCDIGDTEPTAVVLDAYSISYLAVTNIAGYLLDTGISLVVPATTKETLEAFLTEISDEHFMLLGVTDGGRLFRTTASDLRERDAHVLENLRLILDNITVVRPAMHDEELDAFTVKDAVDASVYDAMQLSIANKIPWLCMDGTFGALHNVKGCANLRTISLGLQRFQATHNPLVHGSSPCGPTNSKAAHR, encoded by the coding sequence GTGACCTCTCTTGAGCAACACCACAGCGGTGATGGGGACAATATCGGCCGCGACAAGATCATCAATGAGATCAAGTCGCTTGCCCCGGCAGACCTCGTCGCTCCCATGGAGTTGGTGTTTGAAAGTCTTCGGCAAAAGAACAAGACAACTGCCAAGACCCAGATAGTCATGCTCAAGGCGATCGCGCAGCGAGAGCCCGAATCTGCTGCGCTGGTAGAGGTCATTTCTATCTACGGGGGACTCGTCGAAGCTCAAGATCAGGACGCTGCCTGGACGACCATTGCAAGGATCGTTTCACGCGCCATAAATCCTATCATCAGGGACGTTTGCCAGGCCGCTCTGCTGCAACTGTCCTACCGCACCGCACGTGAGGGAGAGGCGAAAGATCTTTATTTGTCTGAGCCCTCACCGGGTGCTTACTCCCAGGAAGCGTATCTGCGTTGTTACGCGAACGGAGAGCAAATACGGACGGCCGTAAAAAGCTTTCCCACGGAGGGCTTACTGACCGGTGCTGTTGAAGGGGCTATTCGGCTGTCCGCAACAAATCTGGCGCTTGAGCTGGCAACACGCCTGAACTCACTCTATGGCACTTACAACGCCAGAGTACTCTTGGCGATAGCTACAGGCGTTGCACTCAATCCAGACCTTGCTGGACACCACTTGTGGCTGAACCGCCCGGAGGTGAAGGAGCGGGTAGACCAGCTCAGAGATATGGCCATTCGACTCCTTGATGAGTCGGGTACCGACGGGCGAATTCATGACCTTAGCTGCTCGATTCTCAACATATATCAATACCAATCCACCGAGTTGCTCGACGCGCTGAAAAAGCATGTTCAGCACTTAGACCCAAATAGATCCGAGGTGATTGCTAGGTGCAAGGCGTTGGCCGGCGACGATACGTGCCTTCCGCAGGCTGAGAGGGAGTTACAAGCAGCGTATGGAGACCCGCAAATGAGGCGGGCATGGTGCCGGCAATTTCTTGAGGCGAGTACGCACCAGCTAGAAGAAGTAGGTCCATTTCTCAATCTGGCCAATCCGTCCGAGCTTGGTGAATGGCTGAGTCGCGAGCGAATATTGACCGGGGCCTCCGAAATGGAAGAGGCCTATATCAGGCTCGTTGCGGATATATTTCGACGTCCGGATCAAGACGATAACCCAGTCCATCGGCGTGAAGTAAGTGAACATGTAGGCCGGTTCACCACCGAGTGGGAGGGTGCACTCCACACCATCGCACCAACCGGCCTCTTCGAAATCGCTGAGAAACTATTCGCCCTCAAGCTGCCACATATGGCGCTCAAACTCACGACGCACGCGATACCTAGCCATGAGCTATGGCCTTCACCCTATGTTTTGACTCACCTCCACTGCTTGCAGGAAGCCGGGCAGAACAAGACCTTTGACGAAGTTATCGCTCGGGTCAAAGGTGCCGATCAATCAGTAGCACTGCTCAGCTTCCAATCGGTGCAAGCTGAACGTGGCGGCGATATCGACGTAGCGATCAAGTTCAGTGAGTCGATGATCGAACTTGCACCTGCGCGACCTTATCCCTGGTACCGGTGCTGCTACCTCCTTGGCCGCTATCGTAGCCTGGAAGAGCAACGGCTATTCCACGAGCGAATTCCGGATTCGGTGTTGCTGAACCCCTCACGCGAAGTGAAGGGCATCCTCTTTTTTTTTGCACTCGCTGGTAGCTTCAAACGAGCAGAATCCCGGTGGGTTAAATGGATGATTGAGGACCCCCGCGGTCATGCGATGGATCTAGTTAATTTCCATTTCGGCCTTAATAACCGGAAAACTGAGCCCATGCAGGTTTCGCCTTCTGTAGAGCGATGCCTGGCGGCTGTCCAGTACACCCATGAGGGTGACACCTTGGTTCGGCTGATTATCGACGATGAACTGGAGGGTAGTGAGTGCACCCTGAAGGCGTCCAGTCAGGTAGGGCAGTTGTTACAGAAGCTGTCGCCGGGCGATAGCGAAAACTTGAACATGGCTACCTACAAGATGGAAGAGCGTCTTCCACCTTATGTGGCCTGTGTTCGGATCGCATTGACGTTGCGTCACGTCCACAACGACGGCAGTGATTGCTTCGTGATGATGCACATGCCGTCTGATCCTGACGAGCTCATTCCCTTCTTAGAAGAAAAAATGGCAAAGGGTGCGGAGAGGCACGAAAACCTGCAGACGATGGAGGCTATTCCGTTGTACCTGCGGGGTCATGCGCTGTATCCATCAGATGCCTTCAAGGCAGCTATGAACTGCTGGACTGACCAACGAGTCCCTAAGTCGCCACTATGCGATATAGGAGACACAGAACCGACTGCAGTAGTGCTTGATGCCTACAGCATCAGTTATCTAGCGGTCACAAATATTGCCGGGTACTTACTAGATACTGGTATTTCGCTCGTCGTCCCTGCGACTACGAAAGAGACACTTGAGGCGTTTCTCACTGAAATCTCTGACGAGCATTTTATGCTCCTGGGCGTTACAGATGGCGGGAGACTTTTCCGAACGACAGCATCGGACTTACGTGAGCGGGATGCTCACGTCCTTGAAAACTTACGCCTGATCCTGGACAACATTACCGTTGTGCGGCCAGCCATGCATGATGAAGAGCTTGATGCATTCACGGTCAAAGATGCCGTCGACGCTTCAGTTTATGACGCGATGCAGCTCTCGATAGCCAACAAGATTCCATGGCTCTGTATGGATGGGACTTTTGGTGCTCTTCACAATGTGAAAGGCTGCGCTAACCTACGCACGATTTCACTGGGCTTACAGCGTTTCCAGGCAACTCATAATCCTTTGGTCCACGGTTCGAGTCCGTGTGGGCCCACCAACTCCAAAGCCGCGCATAGATGA
- a CDS encoding nuclease-related domain-containing protein — translation MDFTPVITQVWGTLGWFIPLFLLIGLLKSPWAKGHIGELLVRLFAHWQLDKQTYRRLHNVTLNTPDGTTQIDHVFLSPYGIFVLETKNMSGWIFGSEKQPQWTQKLYKRTFKFQNPLRQNHKHLKALEATLGVNPEHLHSVITFVGGSIFKTEVPTNVTQGIGFIRYIKSFQQPVFSEAEVDAMLHALQTGRRAPTLATHREHVQNVKQHSDPTAERQCPKCGNALLIRTVKSGPKAGQQFWGCSEFPKCRTMQSL, via the coding sequence ATGGACTTCACTCCCGTCATCACGCAGGTTTGGGGCACCCTGGGTTGGTTTATCCCGCTGTTCCTGCTGATCGGCCTGCTCAAATCGCCTTGGGCCAAGGGTCATATTGGCGAACTCCTGGTGCGGCTGTTTGCCCATTGGCAGCTGGATAAACAGACCTATCGCCGTCTGCACAACGTCACGCTGAACACGCCAGACGGCACCACGCAGATCGACCACGTATTCCTCTCGCCCTACGGCATCTTCGTGCTGGAAACGAAGAACATGAGCGGCTGGATATTTGGCAGCGAGAAACAGCCACAGTGGACGCAGAAGCTCTACAAGCGCACCTTCAAATTCCAGAACCCGCTGCGGCAGAACCACAAACACCTCAAGGCGCTGGAAGCCACCCTTGGCGTTAACCCCGAGCACCTGCACTCGGTCATCACTTTTGTCGGCGGCAGCATCTTCAAAACCGAAGTGCCGACCAACGTGACCCAGGGCATCGGCTTTATCCGCTACATAAAGTCATTCCAGCAGCCGGTATTCAGCGAGGCTGAAGTCGATGCCATGCTGCACGCCCTGCAAACCGGCCGCCGCGCACCGACCCTCGCCACCCACCGCGAGCATGTGCAAAACGTCAAGCAACATAGTGACCCAACAGCCGAGCGACAATGTCCGAAATGCGGCAACGCGTTACTGATTCGTACAGTGAAATCGGGACCGAAGGCAGGACAGCAGTTCTGGGGATGTTCGGAGTTTCCAAAGTGTCGGACGATGCAGAGTCTTTGA
- a CDS encoding type II toxin-antitoxin system HipA family toxin, whose product MTLDVHVSSRLVAKLYRERDEYVLKYLPGTAPEDFVSLTMPVREGAWRWPRDLFPFFRQNLPEGYLLGVIREEFGPLLDGTDLSLLGVVGSTGIGRVSVTPEGVQPGVEMAPLEIEHLLKAENTSERFAALVRQYARVAVSGVVPKFIATDAAKSREPLGKPTLRTGLHIIKGSDDTTPFLGFNEFYTMRVLARLNVVPVAACRMSEDGKVLVVDRFDVDEQGVPRCGVEDACGLLGLPPHEKYVPTTERVWNATRPYIPAERLQAQREHLGWQLLTNYVVRNADCHSKNIALYYTSREDVAFTPVYDLVTTQAYPRFASNPPGLSVGGRQTWTPGRSLETFFKGVLSIPPSKYAAMVEQLCESAVEVGNEVIGASKNEPAWRDVAKHMVHAWNEGMETLRSPKAAPHFRGLDTAIENAGLSGPRKPERSREVIGRSELLAKKR is encoded by the coding sequence ATGACCCTCGACGTCCACGTCAGCTCAAGGCTGGTGGCCAAGCTTTATCGGGAGCGTGATGAGTACGTGCTGAAGTATCTTCCAGGCACAGCACCTGAAGACTTTGTCAGCCTGACAATGCCGGTTCGCGAAGGAGCATGGCGATGGCCTCGCGACCTGTTCCCGTTTTTTCGGCAGAACCTGCCCGAGGGGTATTTGCTGGGCGTCATCCGCGAAGAGTTTGGCCCGCTGCTCGATGGTACCGACCTGTCGCTGCTGGGCGTGGTGGGAAGCACCGGCATCGGTAGAGTCTCGGTCACGCCTGAAGGCGTTCAGCCTGGCGTCGAGATGGCACCGTTAGAGATAGAACACCTGCTCAAAGCGGAAAACACCAGCGAAAGGTTCGCCGCACTGGTGCGGCAATACGCTCGGGTAGCCGTCTCGGGGGTCGTCCCAAAGTTCATTGCCACCGACGCAGCCAAATCTCGGGAGCCACTAGGCAAACCGACCCTGCGCACCGGCCTTCACATCATCAAAGGCTCCGACGACACGACCCCTTTTCTAGGCTTCAACGAGTTCTACACCATGCGCGTACTGGCGCGGCTTAATGTCGTGCCAGTAGCTGCCTGTCGCATGTCCGAGGACGGCAAGGTCCTGGTAGTGGATCGCTTCGATGTGGACGAGCAAGGCGTCCCCCGCTGCGGCGTCGAAGACGCCTGTGGGCTACTGGGATTGCCGCCCCATGAAAAGTACGTTCCCACCACCGAGCGGGTGTGGAATGCCACACGGCCCTACATCCCTGCTGAGCGTCTGCAAGCACAACGCGAGCACCTAGGCTGGCAGCTGCTGACCAACTACGTGGTGCGCAATGCTGACTGCCACTCGAAGAACATCGCGCTGTATTACACCTCGCGTGAAGACGTGGCCTTTACTCCGGTCTATGACCTGGTGACCACTCAGGCCTACCCGCGCTTCGCCAGCAACCCGCCTGGTTTGTCCGTAGGCGGAAGACAAACCTGGACACCGGGTCGATCACTGGAAACCTTTTTCAAGGGCGTGCTCAGCATCCCGCCGAGCAAGTACGCTGCAATGGTCGAGCAACTATGCGAATCCGCGGTAGAGGTCGGAAACGAGGTGATCGGAGCATCGAAAAATGAGCCCGCCTGGCGTGATGTGGCCAAACACATGGTGCATGCCTGGAACGAAGGGATGGAAACATTGCGCAGCCCCAAAGCTGCCCCACACTTTCGCGGCTTGGATACCGCTATTGAAAACGCCGGCCTCTCAGGGCCGCGAAAACCGGAGCGCAGCCGAGAGGTGATTGGTCGCTCGGAACTGCTGGCAAAGAAGCGCTGA
- a CDS encoding CHAP domain-containing protein, with the protein MNNLRRTFLIGLAALPLVTLGLYSAVTRIDPNPRHVVGEQLDELNGVAIYYNGGVNTVQGRNLTQDGYNLGLRYQCVEFVKRYYFERHGHRMPDTYGHAKDFFDRRVGDGGMNAKRGMLQFTNGSTTPPQADDLLVFAPSLVNRYGHVAIIAGVGSDTLEIAQQNPGPFGRSRESLALAHRDGRWYLGNDKVQGWLRLPAANEQNPTFDQSVGLIH; encoded by the coding sequence ATGAATAACCTCCGACGCACCTTTCTCATAGGCCTGGCCGCTCTGCCACTGGTCACCCTGGGACTTTATTCCGCCGTTACCCGAATAGATCCCAATCCCCGGCATGTCGTCGGCGAGCAGCTTGATGAGCTAAACGGCGTAGCCATTTACTACAACGGTGGGGTCAACACGGTGCAAGGTCGTAACCTGACTCAGGACGGATACAACCTTGGCCTTCGCTACCAGTGCGTTGAGTTCGTCAAACGCTACTACTTCGAACGCCACGGCCACCGCATGCCCGATACCTACGGGCATGCCAAAGACTTCTTTGACCGTCGCGTCGGTGATGGCGGCATGAATGCCAAGCGCGGCATGTTGCAGTTCACCAACGGCAGCACTACGCCGCCGCAAGCGGACGATCTGTTGGTGTTCGCCCCATCACTAGTCAACCGCTACGGGCACGTTGCGATCATCGCCGGCGTCGGCAGCGACACACTGGAGATAGCTCAACAAAACCCAGGGCCCTTTGGCCGTTCTAGGGAAAGTCTGGCCCTAGCCCACCGTGACGGTCGCTGGTATCTCGGAAATGACAAGGTGCAAGGTTGGCTCCGGCTGCCTGCTGCGAATGAGCAAAACCCAACGTTCGATCAAAGCGTCGGGTTGATTCACTAA
- a CDS encoding helix-turn-helix transcriptional regulator, protein MTSLYDVSEMLKQARGDAKLSQEALASRAGVSRTTVARMETLAKGDMSVSALVRLLEAAGYDLKLVKAGHERTVEDVLNEQRSGSA, encoded by the coding sequence GTGACCTCCCTATACGATGTGTCCGAGATGTTGAAACAGGCGCGTGGTGACGCGAAGCTCAGCCAAGAAGCGCTGGCCAGCCGTGCCGGTGTATCGCGCACCACGGTGGCGCGCATGGAAACACTGGCCAAAGGCGACATGAGCGTTTCTGCGCTGGTTCGGCTGCTGGAAGCGGCAGGCTATGACCTGAAGCTGGTTAAGGCCGGACACGAACGCACGGTTGAAGACGTCCTCAACGAGCAGCGGTCAGGGAGCGCTTGA
- the gapS6a gene encoding GapS6a family protein, with protein sequence MDFITTGVIASTVYDLLKNGLKLSAGALKDRLGQWIKEDVVAEAVAGELSKLDLHDGLSEKAISQQLDQSQTISTLIRDINAMAALVAPSTITTVNQTHSGSGDNVGGNKIVN encoded by the coding sequence ATGGACTTCATTACCACCGGAGTCATTGCAAGTACTGTTTACGACCTCCTGAAGAACGGCCTGAAGCTCAGTGCTGGCGCATTGAAGGATCGCCTGGGCCAATGGATCAAAGAAGACGTAGTCGCCGAAGCAGTTGCTGGCGAGCTTTCCAAGCTTGATCTTCACGACGGGCTGAGTGAAAAGGCGATATCCCAGCAACTCGATCAGTCTCAGACAATCTCCACGCTGATTCGCGACATCAACGCGATGGCCGCTCTGGTTGCACCGTCCACTATAACCACCGTCAACCAGACGCACAGCGGCAGCGGCGACAACGTAGGCGGCAACAAAATAGTTAATTGA
- a CDS encoding putative Ig domain-containing protein, whose translation MTLKSLAIAGLIITLSGCEALMLGNVLVYCATREEPELAVKELPIAQVGRPYSVRIDVAHASTGVSKLLVAPAKPLPEGLELSHQARDKHGVINGTPLKTGTYDVLVYGSTFGTQCAGQDVEQFYKIKVTN comes from the coding sequence ATGACGCTCAAGTCACTCGCTATCGCTGGACTGATAATCACATTGTCGGGTTGCGAAGCGTTAATGCTTGGCAATGTTCTGGTCTACTGCGCCACCAGGGAAGAGCCCGAGCTAGCGGTAAAAGAGCTACCAATCGCCCAGGTAGGCAGGCCTTACAGCGTTCGCATTGACGTAGCCCACGCTAGCACAGGTGTCAGCAAGCTCCTAGTAGCTCCAGCCAAGCCTCTGCCCGAGGGATTGGAGCTGAGCCATCAAGCAAGGGATAAGCATGGCGTCATTAACGGAACTCCTCTGAAAACCGGCACTTATGACGTGCTGGTTTACGGGAGCACGTTCGGCACCCAATGCGCCGGCCAGGACGTGGAGCAGTTCTACAAGATAAAAGTGACGAACTAG
- a CDS encoding DUF7079 family protein, with product MTNSCLLMGGLSTRQDQIRLWAALSDVFVDNAVDYASVARNLKGYERSAIETAFFVAVAPACYSNLQAPVPPIWTAFDSAWLAERIDCIREARRSSSLRRLLDRAFIANLRYRLKPEWQRIEMALDQQK from the coding sequence ATGACAAATTCGTGCCTTCTTATGGGAGGCCTTTCGACAAGGCAGGACCAAATCAGGCTTTGGGCAGCGCTCTCGGACGTATTCGTAGATAACGCCGTCGACTACGCCAGCGTTGCTAGAAACCTTAAAGGCTATGAACGCTCAGCCATCGAGACGGCGTTCTTCGTAGCCGTCGCCCCCGCTTGCTACTCGAACCTGCAGGCGCCCGTTCCTCCCATCTGGACAGCGTTCGACTCCGCCTGGCTTGCTGAAAGGATCGACTGCATCCGTGAAGCCCGAAGGTCGTCTTCCCTCAGGCGTCTGCTCGATAGAGCCTTCATCGCCAATCTTCGCTATCGACTAAAGCCCGAATGGCAGCGCATCGAAATGGCTCTAGATCAACAGAAATAA